One part of the Mariniblastus fucicola genome encodes these proteins:
- a CDS encoding AAA family ATPase — MSTDNAINNDQIDRQRAKRMGVAPSSSLRRHFLSLARQTRQWAHQNDRAAIRPCTIGVTSISLGSGNSTVAYNLAVAMTSVARSRVLLVECDFGRNFITRRLGNARKLGLSELLTGMADMDEAVSTTPIRNLDAVGCGQVNEQIALELPFDELPSVINRSFIDYEYCIFDLPVASNLTACHSLVPALDGVILNVEANQIDHKLISRFRNSMQALNVPIVGMVINKQ, encoded by the coding sequence ATGTCGACAGATAACGCAATCAACAACGACCAAATAGACCGACAACGTGCCAAACGCATGGGTGTCGCACCAAGTTCCAGCCTACGTCGGCACTTTCTGTCGCTGGCTCGGCAAACTCGCCAGTGGGCACATCAGAACGATCGTGCTGCCATCCGTCCCTGCACGATTGGCGTGACTTCGATTTCACTCGGATCCGGTAACAGTACGGTTGCTTACAACCTTGCCGTAGCAATGACTTCGGTCGCGCGATCGAGAGTGCTACTGGTCGAGTGTGACTTCGGCAGAAACTTTATTACCCGACGACTGGGCAATGCCCGCAAATTGGGATTGAGCGAGTTGCTGACAGGGATGGCGGATATGGACGAAGCCGTTTCCACGACTCCGATCCGAAACCTGGATGCAGTCGGATGCGGTCAAGTCAACGAACAGATCGCTCTGGAGTTACCTTTCGACGAATTACCATCAGTCATTAATCGTAGCTTCATTGATTACGAATACTGTATCTTCGATTTGCCAGTGGCCAGCAATCTGACCGCTTGTCACTCGCTGGTTCCGGCACTCGATGGAGTCATCCTGAATGTCGAAGCCAATCAAATCGACCACAAACTCATTTCCCGTTTCCGAAATTCGATGCAGGCACTCAACGTGCCGATCGTCGGAATGGTCATTAACAAGCAGTAG
- a CDS encoding Bax inhibitor-1/YccA family protein produces MSQNPYQSPQNAAWTTADLASVDERSKFIRNTYLHVAGAFLAFAAIDAIALTLFGPQIEKFVGAVTQGWMWLVFLGGFMAVSFIADKWAHSRTSRSMQYVGLGLYVVAEAILFLPLLFVASRFADPTVIPSAGILTLVVFGGLSAVVFLTKADFSFLRYALWIAGFAAMGLIVASFFMPISLGFWFSAAMIIYAAGSILYSTSNILHHYNTNQHVAASLALFSSVALMLWYVIQLFMSFDE; encoded by the coding sequence ATGAGTCAAAACCCGTACCAATCCCCTCAAAATGCAGCGTGGACTACCGCGGACCTTGCATCCGTTGACGAACGTTCCAAGTTCATTCGCAACACCTATTTGCATGTTGCCGGAGCTTTTCTGGCGTTCGCGGCGATCGATGCGATTGCGTTAACCCTGTTTGGACCGCAAATCGAAAAGTTCGTCGGAGCAGTCACTCAAGGCTGGATGTGGCTGGTATTCCTCGGCGGCTTTATGGCCGTTAGCTTCATCGCAGATAAGTGGGCTCACAGCCGAACGTCTCGCTCGATGCAGTACGTTGGGCTTGGCTTGTACGTGGTCGCGGAAGCAATCCTGTTTCTTCCACTGCTGTTTGTCGCCAGCCGTTTTGCTGACCCAACTGTCATTCCATCTGCGGGAATTCTGACGCTGGTCGTCTTCGGTGGACTCTCAGCCGTCGTTTTTTTGACCAAAGCCGATTTTTCCTTTTTGCGATACGCATTGTGGATCGCTGGATTCGCTGCGATGGGCTTGATCGTTGCGTCGTTCTTCATGCCTATTAGCCTTGGCTTCTGGTTCTCTGCTGCAATGATTATCTACGCAGCCGGATCGATCCTGTACAGCACGTCGAACATCCTGCACCACTACAACACAAACCAGCACGTTGCCGCTTCTTTGGCGCTGTTCTCTTCAGTTGCCTTGATGCTGTGGTACGTGATCCAGTTGTTCATGAGCTTCGACGAATAG
- a CDS encoding DUF2071 domain-containing protein, with the protein MQSTNHGQTDAVNSASASRLSRRSHRVDSDSTIAVPPNSARANFTARFSEMVLINFEADKRLLKKIVPKGLEPDLYQGSAHISLVAKRIRNLKCCGFPISRDFASVGLQLYVREPHLGSYRYGTFFLKHYVQRSIAAWIMSRLTQSEVLQMPMKLQTSKLPVNRPPDIEYQWKVRDRWNDIRIRGRSRVKDIRPGSKIEFILRHADRYVVNEKGVWRSELTTPEWVIWDVAQAKFDCDVERLFGSQFVKAMSHRPASVFLSRGNEVSLSRPELVEPV; encoded by the coding sequence ATGCAGTCCACCAACCACGGGCAGACCGACGCGGTCAATTCCGCTTCCGCGTCGCGACTGTCGAGACGCTCCCATCGTGTTGATTCAGATTCAACGATCGCGGTTCCACCAAATTCCGCACGGGCCAATTTTACGGCTCGATTTTCTGAGATGGTGCTTATCAATTTCGAAGCCGACAAACGGCTGTTGAAGAAGATTGTTCCCAAAGGTCTTGAGCCTGATCTATACCAGGGCTCTGCCCACATCAGTCTGGTTGCGAAAAGGATTCGTAACCTGAAGTGCTGCGGGTTTCCCATCAGCCGAGACTTTGCGTCTGTCGGGCTGCAGCTGTATGTTCGCGAACCGCATCTGGGCAGTTATCGCTACGGGACTTTTTTCCTGAAGCATTATGTCCAGCGGTCGATTGCGGCGTGGATTATGAGTCGCCTGACGCAGAGCGAAGTTTTGCAGATGCCGATGAAACTGCAGACCAGCAAGCTTCCCGTCAACCGTCCGCCGGACATTGAGTACCAATGGAAAGTACGAGACCGCTGGAACGATATTCGTATCCGGGGCCGCAGTCGAGTCAAAGACATCCGTCCCGGCAGCAAGATCGAGTTTATCCTGCGGCATGCGGACCGCTACGTTGTCAATGAAAAAGGAGTCTGGCGATCCGAGCTGACAACGCCCGAATGGGTGATCTGGGACGTGGCTCAGGCAAAATTTGATTGCGACGTCGAGCGGCTTTTTGGATCCCAGTTTGTAAAAGCGATGTCACATCGTCCGGCTTCGGTGTTCCTGTCCCGCGGGAACGAAGTCTCGCTTTCCAGGCCCGAGTTGGTTGAACCTGTCTGA
- a CDS encoding O-antigen ligase family protein, whose translation MSIRISHAFPSLASPETSVPREQYRQMVSVATKPDLKVQKSGNAPAILDMPLQDIIGWLLICGCSFLNLANVLVDKDEVGLDFQVLAKLGLIGMGGLYGLHGILTRPRARSLLLSFPVAWLLIIAGFYFLAVPFSVSPRNSLVSTCSIIAVILLTVTALDHLGVMKTVKAMFAGMALFIVGSWFFYFAFPEIGVLAEPIPGGEFVYRMSGLAHANTLGQYSALTVVLCVILFFSYKQRSMLIVVIGVLAFGALLGSWSRTSIMACGLALIVGYRHIYLRKEFLGMYMLAAALLLLSVLVMSTQVDLGEKIASKMELLSKSDDAEELTTATGRSVIWAHAIYLLQDQPVTGYGAATQKIHFEDHSLYTHNMILNIAFSAGIFAGIAAVLMILGRLRSLFFNRHPLADAIVVFIIINGLFENVIFSILAGLPTMLWVLALAWPLLLDDPAVRELDRSDRQPGDTRTRFLRLES comes from the coding sequence TTGTCAATTCGAATCTCGCACGCGTTCCCTTCGCTTGCGAGCCCTGAAACAAGTGTTCCCAGAGAGCAGTATCGCCAGATGGTAAGCGTGGCTACAAAACCTGATTTGAAAGTCCAAAAGTCTGGCAACGCGCCAGCAATTCTGGACATGCCGCTGCAGGACATCATTGGTTGGCTGCTGATTTGCGGCTGCTCGTTTCTGAACCTCGCCAACGTGTTGGTTGACAAGGACGAGGTCGGTCTGGACTTTCAGGTTCTGGCCAAACTGGGCCTGATTGGTATGGGCGGCCTCTACGGTCTGCACGGAATTCTGACGCGTCCTCGGGCACGTAGCCTGCTGCTCTCATTCCCCGTCGCGTGGCTGTTAATCATCGCCGGATTCTATTTTCTCGCCGTTCCGTTTTCCGTTTCGCCGAGGAACTCGCTCGTTTCGACCTGCTCGATCATCGCAGTGATTTTGCTGACCGTGACGGCCCTCGATCATCTTGGCGTGATGAAAACCGTCAAAGCGATGTTCGCCGGGATGGCACTGTTCATTGTCGGCTCCTGGTTTTTCTACTTCGCATTCCCTGAGATCGGGGTTCTCGCCGAGCCGATTCCTGGCGGCGAATTCGTGTACCGCATGAGTGGATTGGCCCACGCGAATACTCTGGGACAGTACTCGGCACTGACTGTAGTGCTCTGTGTGATCCTGTTCTTCAGCTACAAACAGCGATCAATGTTGATCGTCGTGATTGGAGTCCTCGCCTTCGGTGCACTGCTTGGTTCATGGTCCAGAACTTCCATCATGGCTTGCGGACTTGCGCTGATCGTTGGCTATCGCCACATCTATCTTCGCAAAGAGTTCCTGGGAATGTACATGCTGGCCGCAGCGTTGCTATTGCTGAGCGTATTGGTGATGAGCACTCAGGTTGACCTTGGCGAAAAGATTGCTTCGAAGATGGAACTGCTTTCGAAATCCGACGACGCGGAAGAGCTAACGACAGCAACGGGTCGATCTGTGATTTGGGCTCACGCGATTTACCTGCTGCAGGATCAGCCAGTGACGGGCTATGGAGCCGCGACGCAGAAGATCCATTTTGAGGACCACTCGCTCTACACTCACAACATGATTCTGAACATCGCGTTCAGCGCCGGGATTTTCGCCGGGATCGCCGCGGTGCTGATGATCCTCGGTCGCTTGCGTTCGCTGTTTTTCAACCGACATCCGTTGGCGGACGCGATCGTCGTGTTCATCATCATCAACGGACTCTTTGAGAACGTGATATTCTCGATTCTGGCGGGACTTCCGACCATGCTATGGGTGCTCGCATTGGCGTGGCCTTTGTTGCTTGACGACCCAGCCGTTCGAGAGCTCGACCGGTCTGACCGCCAGCCAGGTGACACGCGCACCCGTTTTCTGCGACTGGAGTCCTGA
- a CDS encoding polysaccharide deacetylase family protein, with protein MKPLASISLDLDNKWAYLKAHGDPQWESYPTYFPMIVPRVLDILEQRKQKITFFVVGQDAEHEINRAPLKAIADAGHEIANHSYNHEPWLHLYGPKQLQEEFDKSEAAIENATGQVPIGFRGPGFSLSDEVLRTLMRRGYQYDGTSFPTFLGPVARAYYFWSSGLSKDQKEDRKELFGRFTDGFKTLAPYRFSWRGRNIVEMPVTTMPIFRLPIHGSYLLFLGQYSTWLAKFYFRFALKLCKLTSVEPHFLLHPLDFMGVEDDEDMVFFPTMDEPSSKKIKLITECIDILKREFNVVTMRDHVAQARRQELPASTISVVPEGARADMA; from the coding sequence ATGAAACCCCTTGCCAGCATCTCGCTCGATCTCGACAACAAATGGGCTTATTTGAAAGCTCACGGAGATCCTCAATGGGAGTCGTATCCGACTTACTTTCCCATGATCGTTCCACGTGTTCTGGATATCCTGGAACAACGGAAACAGAAGATCACTTTCTTCGTCGTTGGTCAGGACGCTGAACACGAGATCAATCGCGCACCATTGAAAGCGATCGCGGACGCTGGTCACGAGATCGCCAATCATTCCTACAATCACGAACCGTGGTTGCACCTGTACGGACCCAAACAACTGCAGGAAGAATTCGACAAATCCGAAGCCGCGATTGAAAACGCGACTGGCCAGGTTCCGATCGGCTTTCGCGGACCGGGCTTCAGCCTCTCTGACGAAGTACTGCGAACTTTGATGCGGCGTGGCTATCAGTACGATGGCACTTCGTTTCCAACTTTTCTGGGCCCTGTTGCTCGAGCCTACTACTTTTGGTCGTCGGGGCTTTCGAAAGACCAGAAGGAGGATCGCAAGGAACTGTTCGGCAGGTTCACGGACGGATTCAAGACGCTCGCTCCATATCGCTTCAGTTGGCGCGGACGGAACATCGTTGAAATGCCGGTCACGACCATGCCGATTTTCCGACTGCCAATCCACGGGAGCTATCTACTGTTCCTCGGGCAGTATTCAACGTGGCTGGCCAAATTCTACTTTCGGTTTGCGTTAAAGCTTTGCAAATTGACCTCCGTCGAACCGCACTTTCTGCTGCACCCATTGGACTTCATGGGCGTGGAAGATGACGAAGACATGGTTTTCTTTCCCACGATGGACGAACCGTCGAGCAAGAAGATCAAGCTGATTACCGAGTGTATCGACATTTTGAAACGGGAATTCAACGTCGTCACAATGCGAGACCACGTCGCGCAAGCCAGGCGTCAGGAGTTGCCCGCAAGCACGATTTCGGTTGTGCCAGAAGGGGCTCGCGCCGACATGGCGTAG
- a CDS encoding sugar transferase — translation MIVRNRRKRENLLSRLSRSLSRVKPPAGHNNLMSTEEFQLEIDKEIHRSNRRTADPEFAMVLLDFSDHDVPDGKLETLIKEFSQRLRVSDSLGWHQLKLGALLPETGREGAVLVSESLLDIAKSHNVEMEATISIYPWDDRLLGPYEGSNRSFDKGSNGKGSNGTDPNWSEFHREDDPFGDAYQFANDSSSGGVATLAPPVKRKLAKRSLLPAGTGARVAFSRSEKTPAWKRVIDVVGAGTGLLLLSPVLVAAAVAIKATSDGPVFFRQDREGKDGETFKILKFRTMCQDAELKKEDLRVLSEQDGPAFKLKDDPRITRVGRYLRKSCVDELPQLLNVLTGEMSLVGPRPLPVNESQQCLPWQRQRLTVLPGLTCTWQARGGRDIKFAEWMRMDLDYIEQRGFWNDLRLIGETAMVVVMHKGSV, via the coding sequence ATGATAGTTCGAAATCGTCGAAAGCGAGAAAACCTGCTTAGCAGGTTGTCCCGTTCGCTTTCCCGAGTTAAGCCCCCAGCCGGACACAACAACCTTATGTCGACGGAAGAGTTTCAGCTCGAAATCGACAAGGAAATCCATCGCTCAAATCGAAGAACTGCGGACCCTGAGTTTGCAATGGTCTTGCTGGATTTTAGTGACCACGATGTTCCGGACGGCAAACTGGAAACGCTGATCAAAGAATTCTCGCAACGACTGCGAGTGTCTGATTCGCTCGGCTGGCATCAGCTGAAACTCGGTGCTCTTCTCCCGGAGACAGGTCGCGAGGGAGCTGTCCTTGTTTCAGAGTCCCTGCTGGACATCGCCAAATCACACAACGTTGAAATGGAAGCAACGATTTCGATCTACCCCTGGGACGATCGTTTGCTCGGTCCCTACGAGGGATCCAATCGCTCGTTTGACAAAGGTAGCAACGGCAAAGGCAGCAACGGAACTGACCCCAACTGGTCCGAGTTCCACCGGGAAGACGACCCGTTTGGCGACGCCTATCAATTTGCAAACGACTCGTCATCGGGCGGCGTCGCAACGTTGGCTCCACCGGTCAAACGCAAGCTTGCGAAACGCTCGTTGCTTCCAGCAGGCACTGGTGCTCGAGTTGCTTTCAGCCGATCCGAAAAGACGCCGGCTTGGAAACGCGTTATCGATGTCGTGGGTGCGGGAACAGGATTGTTGTTGCTTTCACCTGTACTGGTCGCTGCCGCGGTCGCCATCAAAGCAACTTCGGACGGCCCGGTGTTCTTTCGCCAGGACCGTGAAGGCAAGGACGGGGAGACCTTCAAGATTCTGAAGTTCCGCACGATGTGCCAGGATGCTGAACTTAAAAAAGAAGACTTGCGTGTGCTCAGCGAACAGGATGGTCCTGCGTTCAAGCTCAAAGACGATCCGCGGATCACGCGAGTTGGTAGGTATTTACGAAAATCCTGCGTCGACGAGCTACCTCAATTGCTCAACGTTTTGACTGGCGAAATGTCGTTGGTTGGACCGCGACCATTGCCGGTTAACGAATCACAGCAGTGTCTTCCATGGCAGCGTCAACGTCTGACGGTCCTTCCTGGTTTGACTTGCACATGGCAGGCTCGCGGTGGAAGAGACATCAAGTTTGCTGAGTGGATGAGAATGGACCTCGACTACATCGAACAGCGCGGTTTTTGGAACGATCTTCGATTGATCGGAGAAACGGCCATGGTCGTGGTTATGCACAAGGGTTCGGTCTAG
- the dcd gene encoding dCTP deaminase, giving the protein MILSGREIEQHLGDNIKIDPFKPENLNPNSYNLTLHPDIMTYEEVVLDMRKENRIRRMTIPESGMVLSPNRLYLARTVEHTETHNLIPMIEGRSSIGRLGLFVHITAGFGDVGFKGFWTLEMFAVQPVRIYPNVSICQIFYHQICGDIEEYVSDKYQNNTDIQPSLLYKELNPEGVSTDPQLTLGFKK; this is encoded by the coding sequence ATGATTTTGTCCGGACGCGAGATTGAACAGCACTTGGGCGACAATATTAAGATTGATCCCTTCAAGCCCGAGAATCTTAATCCGAACAGTTACAACCTGACTCTCCATCCGGACATTATGACTTACGAGGAAGTCGTACTGGACATGCGGAAGGAGAACCGGATTCGACGCATGACGATTCCCGAATCTGGCATGGTGCTTTCGCCAAACCGCTTGTATCTGGCTCGCACGGTCGAGCACACAGAGACCCATAATCTGATTCCGATGATCGAGGGACGTTCCTCCATCGGACGGCTTGGGCTCTTCGTCCACATCACGGCCGGCTTTGGCGACGTGGGCTTCAAGGGATTCTGGACACTCGAGATGTTCGCAGTCCAGCCAGTGCGGATTTATCCGAACGTTTCAATCTGTCAGATCTTCTACCATCAGATCTGTGGCGACATCGAGGAGTACGTTAGCGACAAGTATCAGAACAACACGGATATCCAGCCGAGCCTTTTGTACAAGGAATTGAATCCTGAAGGCGTGTCGACGGATCCGCAGTTGACGCTTGGGTTCAAGAAATAG
- a CDS encoding GumC family protein: MNNTQLTLTQIFGALMRQKAKGLLAFLIVFGLVMALFLVWPKSYGSEGKLHVQMTRTETNLSPVVSSNGQGMGISIQDTRETEIKSVEEVLKSRAVLEAVVKKIGAKKILENSFSGLLPSLSVPSILKGGGSAAGDMSPEEYKELKNIELATNLLDESLSVHNTKKTSVISVYMKANSPRLAQEIVNEIISETRKVHQKMHGVTGSSAFFAEKVKEADAELEEALAKLEEFREKQQVLSVGSARFTLQEIIGTLEKGIMESGVEVEQSQRQIDTLMKEIGKTPEKIVLETKGVERKSGDDATVEVFRLESERQRLLSQYRATHPEVRKIDARLKQMKSRLGTMKDDRTQSQSTINAVFSDVKMQLVRAETQNIGAKARLKSLEKKLAKARKDAVEMNRAEIQADRLQRDVDDTRKDREMYVAKGREALASLSLDNSNLSTLVVAQQPTFILKHASPRGMLFLPIALILGTLAGLATAMFCERNHLSPSLNEVEVEQILEMPVLVTLPRVYSSRNMVN, from the coding sequence ATGAACAACACTCAGTTAACTCTGACTCAAATTTTCGGCGCTTTAATGCGTCAGAAGGCGAAAGGGCTACTCGCCTTTCTAATCGTCTTCGGCTTGGTGATGGCACTGTTTCTGGTTTGGCCCAAGAGCTACGGTTCCGAGGGCAAACTTCATGTGCAGATGACTCGCACAGAAACGAACCTGTCTCCCGTCGTTAGCTCGAACGGGCAAGGCATGGGTATCTCAATCCAGGACACTCGCGAGACTGAAATCAAATCGGTTGAAGAGGTTCTGAAGAGCCGCGCTGTGCTGGAAGCCGTCGTCAAAAAGATTGGTGCCAAGAAGATTCTTGAGAACTCCTTTTCGGGATTGCTACCAAGCCTTTCGGTTCCGTCGATTCTCAAAGGCGGCGGCAGTGCTGCTGGCGACATGAGTCCTGAAGAGTACAAGGAACTCAAGAACATTGAACTGGCAACGAACCTGCTTGATGAATCGCTTTCAGTTCACAACACAAAAAAGACTTCTGTCATTTCTGTTTACATGAAGGCGAACTCGCCGCGACTGGCTCAGGAAATTGTCAACGAGATCATCAGCGAAACTCGAAAAGTTCACCAGAAGATGCACGGCGTTACGGGCTCTTCTGCGTTCTTCGCCGAAAAGGTCAAGGAAGCGGACGCAGAGCTCGAAGAGGCGTTGGCGAAACTGGAAGAGTTCCGTGAAAAGCAACAGGTGCTTTCAGTTGGCTCTGCCCGTTTCACTCTGCAGGAAATCATTGGAACGCTCGAAAAAGGAATCATGGAATCTGGCGTCGAAGTCGAACAGTCCCAGCGACAGATCGATACGTTGATGAAAGAAATCGGCAAGACTCCTGAGAAGATTGTTCTTGAAACCAAAGGCGTCGAACGAAAATCTGGCGACGACGCGACTGTTGAAGTTTTCCGCCTGGAAAGCGAACGGCAACGTTTGCTTTCGCAATATCGGGCGACCCATCCGGAAGTCCGCAAAATCGATGCGAGACTGAAGCAGATGAAGTCCCGTTTGGGAACGATGAAGGATGATCGAACGCAGAGTCAAAGCACCATTAACGCAGTATTTTCCGACGTGAAAATGCAGCTCGTGAGAGCGGAAACACAAAACATTGGAGCAAAAGCCAGACTCAAATCGCTTGAGAAGAAGTTGGCGAAAGCTCGCAAGGATGCCGTTGAGATGAATCGCGCTGAAATTCAGGCGGATCGGCTTCAACGAGACGTTGACGACACTCGCAAGGATCGCGAAATGTATGTTGCCAAGGGTCGAGAGGCACTCGCCAGTTTGAGCCTTGATAACAGTAATCTTTCGACATTGGTGGTTGCCCAACAACCGACCTTTATTTTGAAACACGCCAGCCCTCGCGGCATGTTGTTTCTACCGATCGCTCTGATTCTGGGAACCCTCGCGGGCCTGGCGACGGCGATGTTCTGCGAACGGAATCACTTGAGTCCCTCCCTGAATGAAGTTGAGGTTGAGCAGATCCTTGAGATGCCAGTCCTCGTCACGCTCCCTCGAGTCTACTCCAGCAGAAACATGGTGAACTAA
- a CDS encoding cysteine hydrolase yields MSFAADSTAVVLIEYQNEFATDGGVLHGAVAAVMKETGMLENTAKLAGEARSKGATIMHSPICFAPGYAELTRHPYGILKGVVDGNAFVKDSWGAAIVDSLTPQENDIVIEGKRGLDAFASTNLGFILHSKGIRTVAIGGFLTNCCVESTMRTAYENGFEVVTLTDCVAATSPEEHHNAIKYDFPMFSKPMASAEFLAALN; encoded by the coding sequence ATGTCTTTTGCAGCTGATTCAACTGCCGTAGTCCTGATCGAATACCAGAACGAGTTCGCGACCGACGGTGGCGTGCTGCACGGCGCTGTTGCCGCGGTGATGAAGGAAACCGGCATGCTTGAGAACACAGCCAAGCTGGCAGGCGAAGCGCGATCCAAAGGTGCTACGATCATGCACTCTCCGATTTGTTTCGCACCGGGCTACGCAGAATTGACGCGCCATCCGTATGGCATTTTGAAAGGCGTCGTCGATGGAAACGCGTTCGTCAAAGACAGCTGGGGAGCCGCGATTGTCGATTCGCTGACACCGCAAGAGAACGACATTGTGATCGAAGGCAAACGGGGCCTGGATGCTTTTGCGAGCACGAACCTTGGCTTCATCCTACACAGCAAAGGCATCAGAACAGTCGCGATTGGCGGATTCCTGACGAACTGCTGCGTTGAGTCGACGATGCGAACGGCGTACGAGAACGGATTCGAAGTCGTTACGCTGACTGACTGTGTTGCGGCGACGTCACCGGAAGAGCATCACAATGCGATCAAGTACGACTTTCCGATGTTCTCCAAGCCAATGGCTTCCGCAGAGTTTCTCGCAGCACTCAACTAA
- a CDS encoding glycosyltransferase family 4 protein, whose translation MSTSAFEDRSSTSATAISDGGSKQVLDVHAVVLTNYLRTHHVLALQEFSKRVRKLTVLLSVPMEPDRDWDAQWGGLDVQVQQNFMWTANWKHSTGFSEQNFIHFPIDTPIRLRKLKPDIVLSYEMGARTILSTFYRLFKRNVPLVMVGNMSDHIEKERGFLRRIARKLICRGVDYFTYNGPSCKRYLKSLGVSEDKLFHFPYCIDGSTIFNGDRLSITDGKQSQDPIKLLYCGAISERKGILQFAEALSQWCGDNPYKSVELMIAGSGELKDKVAQTADENLDINFLGNCDSDQLREAYGSADICVFPTLADEWGLVPIEAMASGVPVLGSKFAQSVESCCVDSENGWTFDPTNSDDIVDAIDRALTTDAARLQEMRSSAKRSVAHISPERSGCLLAEAVASIKSQRVPNDISALQRQTT comes from the coding sequence ATGAGCACATCGGCTTTTGAAGACAGGTCTTCTACTTCCGCGACAGCAATTTCGGACGGCGGATCGAAGCAGGTTCTTGATGTGCACGCGGTCGTTTTGACAAACTACCTCAGAACGCATCACGTGTTGGCGTTGCAGGAGTTCTCCAAGCGAGTTCGCAAGCTGACGGTGCTGTTATCGGTACCGATGGAACCCGATCGCGACTGGGATGCTCAATGGGGCGGACTTGATGTTCAGGTCCAGCAAAACTTTATGTGGACCGCCAACTGGAAACACTCGACCGGTTTCTCCGAACAGAACTTCATCCACTTCCCGATCGACACTCCGATAAGATTGCGGAAACTGAAGCCCGACATCGTGCTCTCCTACGAGATGGGTGCGCGAACGATCCTGTCGACGTTCTACCGACTGTTTAAACGCAACGTTCCCTTGGTGATGGTCGGCAACATGTCAGACCATATCGAAAAAGAACGTGGATTCCTGCGTCGCATCGCCAGAAAACTGATCTGCCGCGGCGTTGACTATTTCACGTACAACGGTCCAAGTTGCAAACGATATCTGAAATCGCTGGGAGTTTCCGAAGACAAACTGTTTCATTTTCCTTACTGCATCGATGGCTCGACCATTTTCAATGGCGACAGACTATCCATCACAGACGGCAAACAATCGCAGGATCCTATCAAGCTGCTTTATTGTGGCGCCATCAGCGAGCGCAAGGGAATCTTGCAATTTGCAGAAGCGTTGTCGCAATGGTGCGGCGACAATCCGTACAAGAGCGTCGAACTGATGATCGCCGGATCGGGCGAGCTTAAAGACAAGGTCGCTCAAACGGCCGATGAGAATCTCGACATAAACTTTCTGGGCAACTGTGACTCCGATCAGCTTCGTGAGGCCTACGGCAGCGCGGACATCTGCGTGTTCCCGACGCTCGCCGACGAGTGGGGACTGGTTCCAATCGAAGCGATGGCGTCCGGCGTCCCGGTCCTCGGAAGCAAATTTGCTCAATCGGTGGAATCCTGTTGTGTGGATTCAGAAAACGGATGGACTTTTGATCCCACCAACTCGGACGACATTGTCGACGCGATTGATCGGGCGTTGACGACCGACGCAGCGAGACTTCAAGAGATGCGATCGTCAGCAAAACGCTCGGTAGCCCATATTTCGCCCGAAAGATCGGGCTGCCTGCTTGCCGAAGCCGTCGCTTCGATCAAGTCTCAGCGTGTGCCTAACGATATTTCCGCTTTGCAACGCCAGACAACCTGA
- a CDS encoding HAD family hydrolase yields the protein MWTLLFDIDGTLIRTRGVGMGAMGQAIVEHYGHTDIPDVRVHGCTDRGIISELFRQLEIDLDADHSGFLQTYCELLHGKLKVHGGDLLPGVVDLLEHLNAHPNVALGLLTGNAQRAAEIKLDHFGLREYFLFGGYGDDHSDRNDVAEEASNAAATFLGDRFDDAKVWVIGDTSNDIRCGRSIGAKVLAVETGGDCKDTLAAKEPDLQLSDLSNVSAWLKTLDS from the coding sequence ATGTGGACACTACTTTTTGATATCGATGGAACCTTGATTCGGACCCGTGGCGTTGGCATGGGGGCGATGGGACAGGCAATCGTTGAACACTACGGCCATACCGACATTCCGGACGTCCGGGTGCATGGCTGTACCGATCGAGGCATCATCTCGGAGCTTTTTCGGCAGTTGGAGATTGACCTCGACGCAGATCATTCCGGTTTCCTGCAAACCTACTGCGAATTGCTACACGGAAAATTGAAAGTCCATGGCGGCGATCTGCTCCCGGGAGTCGTCGATCTGCTGGAGCACCTTAATGCCCATCCGAATGTCGCGCTCGGACTGTTGACCGGAAATGCTCAACGTGCTGCCGAGATCAAGCTGGACCATTTTGGCTTGCGTGAATACTTCCTCTTCGGCGGTTACGGCGACGATCACAGCGACCGCAACGACGTGGCGGAAGAGGCATCGAACGCTGCAGCCACGTTTCTGGGCGATCGATTTGACGACGCCAAAGTCTGGGTCATTGGAGACACGTCGAATGATATTCGTTGCGGGCGATCGATCGGCGCCAAAGTACTTGCCGTTGAAACCGGCGGCGACTGCAAGGACACACTCGCGGCCAAGGAACCTGATCTTCAACTAAGTGACCTTTCTAACGTGTCCGCCTGGTTGAAGACGTTAGATTCCTGA